The Dasypus novemcinctus isolate mDasNov1 chromosome 12, mDasNov1.1.hap2, whole genome shotgun sequence genome includes a window with the following:
- the LOC101437980 gene encoding olfactory receptor 6C2-like produces the protein MKNHSTVTTFILLGITDDPRLQIVLLVFLFLTYIFTIAGNLIIILLILVNSCLKTPMYFFLQNFSILEIMLATVCVPRFLYSMTSGDKSVTYNACAIQLFCVILIGATEFFLLTAMSYDRYVAICKPLHYTTIMSDRVCITLVLCSWLTGLMVILPPLSLAVELDFCNSNLIDHFGCDAFSLLKIVCSDTEFIEQLVLIMAVLTLIVTFVCVILSYTYIIKTIVRLPSAQQRKKAFSTCFSHMIVVSITYGTCIFIYIKPQKEGVAINKVVSLLNTSIIPLMNPFIYTLRNKQVKQAFKEAIKKTAFLSKN, from the coding sequence ATGAAAAATCATTCAACAGTAACAACATTCATCTTGCTGGGAATAACAGATGATCCAAGACTACAGATTGTTTTGTTAGTATTTCTGTTTCTCACCTACATTTTCACTATTGCTGGAAATCTAATCATTATCCTCCTCATACTGGTGAATTCTTGCCTCAAAACACCTATGTACTTTTTTCTTCAGAATTTCTCCATCTTAGAAATAATGTTAGCAACTGTCTGTGTACCTAGATTCCTGTACAGCATGACAAGTGGAGACAAAAGTGTTACCTATAATGCTTGTGCCATTCAATTATTTTGTGTCATCCTCATTGGAGCAACAGAATTCTTTCTTCTAACGGccatgtcctatgaccgctaCGTGGCCATCTGCAAGCCCTTGCACTACACCACCATCATGAGCGACAGGGTATGCATTACACTTGTCCTCTGCTCTTGGCTGACTGGGCTAATGGTCATTCTCCCACCACTCAGCCTGGCAGTTGAGCTAGATTTCTGCAACTCCAATCTCATTGACCATTTTGGCTGTGATGCCTTTTCTCTTCTGAAGATTGTATGTTCAGACACAGAATTCATAGAACAACTTGTTTTAATTATGGCTGTGCTGACCCTCATAGTCACATTTGTATGTGTGATTTTGTCCTACACATACATCATCAAAACCATTGTAAGACTTCCTTCTGCTCAACAAAGGAAAAAGGCTTTCTCCACCTGTTTTTCCCACATGATAGTAGTTTCTATCACCTATGGAACTTGCATCTTCATCTACATCAAACCACAGAAGGAAGGGGTGGCCATTAATAAGGTGGTGTCCTTGCTCAACACCTCAATTATCCCTCTGATGAACCCCTTTATTTATACTCTACGGAATAAGCAAGTCAAACAAGCCTTCAAGGAGGCAATAAAAAAGACTGCATTTCTTTCAAAGAATTAG